One Cuculus canorus isolate bCucCan1 chromosome 1, bCucCan1.pri, whole genome shotgun sequence DNA segment encodes these proteins:
- the MID1IP1 gene encoding mid1-interacting protein 1, which translates to MMQICDSYSQKYSLFNAMNRFIGAVNNMDQTVMVPSLLRDVPLLLEELDAAGAVCPQRDSALPPADPGAYFSRRDMYSHYMLLKSIRNDIEWGVVQPAAGEEAARKKDKLGGGAAEEGEGEEDLEKQFHYHLSGLHSVLSKLTRKANVLTNRYKQEIGFSSWGQ; encoded by the coding sequence ATGATGCAGATCTGCGACTCGTACAGCCAGAAGTACTCCCTGTTCAACGCCATGAACCGGTTCATCGGCGCGGTGAACAACATGGACCAGACGGTGATGGTGCCCAGCCTGCTGCGGGACGTGccgctgctgctggaggagctggacgCGGCGGGAGCCGTGTGCCCGCAGCGGGACTCCGCCCTGCCGCCCGCCGACCCCGGCGCCTACTTCTCCCGCAGGGACATGTACAGCCACTACATGCTGCTCAAGTCCATCCGTAACGACATCGAGTGGGGCGTGGTGCAGCCGGCGGCGGGCGAGGAGGCGGCCCGCAAGAAGGACAAGCTGGGCGGCGGGGCCGCCGAGGAGGGCGAGGGGGAGGAGGACCTGGAGAAGCAGTTCCACTACCACCTCAGCGGACTCCACTCGGTTCTCTCCAAGCTCACCCGCAAGGCCAACGTCCTCACCAACAGATACAAGCAGGAGATCGGATTCAGCAGCTGGGGGCAGTGA